A window of the Streptomyces albireticuli genome harbors these coding sequences:
- a CDS encoding CoA transferase: protein MLTDKIKSALDKPVAGEAEDDFDIHAALDDVLGGVGMSEQDAGGTVAFTGADPVVPSALRLAAAPALGLTAKSVALAKLWQHRGGPGQDISMDLRKAPHRLCPFYDATWEKLNGYPVVAPDDPFALSFYRAGDGRWVMPLNVYPALKSRTLKLLGVPDDATAIANAIARWDGAELERAGADAGVVMPMLRGTREFLGTRQYRDVLADLPLIEIEKIGDSDPEPLPPGATQPLDGVRALGLGHVIAGAAIGRTMAQHGADALNIWRPGQFENDILYNTAQVGVRSATLAYSRDPQAAAKLDELLRGADVFYANHRAGYLERMGLTAQEAARKRPGIIHATVSLHGQHGPWAGRVGFDQTAGCVAGMMNLEGTDDNPALPPIKVVNDYLVPWLATTGVIAALMRRATEGGSYRVHVSLTRVALWILSLGILDKDYAHATAGTGERHAYLDPDTFTADTPCGHYQGVTDQVVMSRTPGAFRTVLMPRGSGRPEWLSLG, encoded by the coding sequence ATGCTCACCGACAAGATCAAGTCCGCGCTCGACAAGCCGGTCGCCGGCGAGGCCGAGGACGACTTCGACATCCACGCCGCGCTGGACGACGTCCTCGGCGGCGTCGGCATGAGCGAACAGGACGCCGGCGGAACGGTCGCCTTCACCGGCGCCGACCCGGTTGTCCCCTCCGCCCTGCGGCTGGCCGCCGCTCCCGCCCTCGGCCTGACCGCCAAGTCCGTCGCCCTGGCCAAGCTGTGGCAGCACCGCGGCGGCCCCGGCCAGGACATCTCCATGGACCTGCGTAAGGCCCCGCACCGGCTGTGCCCCTTCTACGACGCCACATGGGAGAAGCTCAACGGCTACCCGGTCGTCGCCCCGGACGACCCCTTCGCGCTCTCCTTCTACCGCGCCGGCGACGGCCGTTGGGTGATGCCGCTGAACGTCTACCCGGCGCTGAAGTCCCGCACCCTGAAGCTCCTGGGCGTCCCTGACGACGCCACCGCCATAGCCAACGCCATCGCCCGCTGGGACGGGGCCGAGCTGGAGCGGGCCGGCGCGGACGCCGGCGTCGTCATGCCGATGCTGCGCGGCACCCGGGAGTTCCTCGGCACCCGCCAGTACCGCGACGTCCTGGCGGACCTGCCGCTCATCGAGATCGAGAAGATCGGCGACAGCGACCCCGAGCCCCTGCCGCCGGGCGCGACCCAGCCCCTGGACGGCGTACGGGCCCTGGGACTCGGCCATGTCATCGCCGGCGCCGCCATCGGCCGCACCATGGCCCAGCACGGCGCCGACGCCCTCAACATCTGGCGGCCCGGCCAGTTCGAGAACGACATCCTCTACAACACGGCCCAGGTCGGCGTCCGCTCGGCCACACTCGCCTACTCCCGCGACCCGCAGGCCGCCGCCAAGCTCGACGAGCTGCTGCGCGGCGCCGACGTCTTCTACGCCAACCACCGCGCCGGCTACCTGGAGCGCATGGGCCTGACCGCACAGGAGGCCGCCCGGAAACGGCCCGGCATCATCCACGCCACCGTCAGCCTGCACGGACAGCACGGCCCGTGGGCGGGCCGCGTCGGCTTCGACCAGACCGCCGGCTGCGTGGCGGGCATGATGAACCTCGAGGGCACCGACGACAACCCGGCGCTGCCCCCGATCAAGGTGGTCAACGACTACCTGGTGCCCTGGCTGGCCACCACCGGCGTCATCGCCGCCCTGATGCGGCGCGCCACCGAGGGCGGCAGCTACCGGGTGCACGTCTCGCTCACCCGGGTCGCCCTGTGGATCCTCAGCCTCGGCATCCTCGACAAGGACTACGCCCACGCCACCGCCGGCACCGGCGAGCGGCACGCGTACCTCGACCCGGACACCTTCACCGCGGACACCCCGTGCGGCCACTACCAGGGGGTAACCGACCAGGTCGTCATGTCCCGGACGCCCGGCGCGTTCCGCACCGTCCTGATGCCGCGGGGTTCGGGCCGGCCCGAATGGCTCTCCCTCGGCTGA
- a CDS encoding aspartate/glutamate racemase family protein, translating to MRTIGLIGGMSWESTAEYYRILNERTRERLGGLHSARCVLYSVDFAEIERLQVHGRWAEAGEILAGAARSLEAAGADVLLLCTNTMHKVADSVEAAVSVPLLHLADATAAAVRAAGLRRVGLLGTAFTMEQDFYRSRLAAGGLDVRVPDAEGRALVHRVIYEELCLGVVRDDSRAAYRRVVEELVAGGAEGVILGCTEIELLIGPEDSPVPLFPTARLHAEAAVDVALAEQSG from the coding sequence ATGAGGACGATCGGGCTCATCGGCGGGATGAGCTGGGAGTCGACGGCGGAGTACTACCGGATCCTGAACGAGCGGACGCGCGAGCGGCTCGGCGGTCTCCACTCGGCCCGTTGCGTGCTCTACTCCGTGGACTTCGCGGAGATCGAGCGCTTGCAGGTTCACGGCCGCTGGGCGGAGGCCGGCGAGATACTGGCCGGCGCCGCCCGGTCGTTGGAGGCGGCCGGCGCCGATGTACTGCTCCTCTGCACCAACACCATGCACAAGGTCGCGGACTCCGTCGAGGCGGCGGTCTCGGTGCCGCTCCTGCACCTCGCGGACGCCACCGCGGCCGCCGTCCGCGCCGCGGGGCTGCGCCGGGTGGGTCTGCTGGGCACCGCGTTCACGATGGAGCAGGACTTCTACCGGAGCCGCCTCGCGGCGGGCGGGCTCGATGTGCGCGTACCGGACGCCGAGGGCCGCGCGCTGGTGCACCGGGTGATCTACGAGGAGCTCTGCCTGGGCGTCGTCCGCGACGATTCACGGGCGGCCTACCGCCGGGTCGTCGAGGAGCTCGTCGCCGGGGGCGCCGAGGGCGTCATCCTGGGGTGCACCGAGATCGAGCTCCTCATCGGCCCCGAGGACAGCCCCGTGCCGCTCTTCCCCACCGCCCGCCTGCACGCCGAGGCGGCCGTAGACGTGGCCTTGGCGGAACAATCCGGTTGA
- a CDS encoding AAA family ATPase, whose protein sequence is MIDSSWDVLLLGGASGVGKSRAAAQLARSRGAFVVEFDDVVSAVQRLTTAAQHPGLHLFDRTPDTSVLGVDRVVELQIATADALEPALLGVVGNRSTVDVPAVIEGDYLTPAAAARAVQEGAVTGRDVRAVFLHEDDPEQIAANYAAREPDSGLQTHRAHVGARYSHWLAEQAALHGMPVVPCRPWHDVAVRIERALGRVTSRA, encoded by the coding sequence ATGATCGACTCATCGTGGGACGTCCTTCTCCTCGGCGGCGCTTCGGGCGTGGGCAAGAGCCGCGCCGCCGCCCAGCTGGCCCGGTCGCGCGGCGCGTTCGTGGTCGAGTTCGACGACGTGGTCAGCGCGGTCCAGCGCCTCACCACCGCCGCACAGCACCCCGGCCTGCACCTCTTCGACCGGACCCCCGACACCTCCGTGCTCGGCGTCGACCGGGTCGTGGAACTCCAGATCGCCACCGCCGACGCCCTGGAGCCCGCCCTCCTCGGCGTCGTCGGCAACCGGTCGACCGTGGACGTGCCGGCGGTCATCGAGGGCGACTACCTCACCCCGGCCGCCGCCGCCCGCGCCGTACAGGAAGGCGCGGTGACCGGCCGTGACGTACGGGCGGTCTTCCTGCACGAGGACGATCCGGAGCAGATCGCCGCCAACTACGCCGCCCGCGAGCCGGACAGCGGTCTCCAGACCCATCGGGCCCACGTCGGCGCCCGGTACTCACACTGGCTCGCCGAACAGGCCGCGCTCCACGGGATGCCTGTCGTGCCGTGCCGGCCCTGGCACGATGTGGCCGTACGTATCGAGCGGGCCCTCGGCCGGGTGACCTCGCGCGCCTGA
- a CDS encoding MMPL family transporter, producing the protein MSDRLSAALYRRRATVLWMSALALVLAAIGGLGVENRLMHGGFADPHAQSTRAGRLVSEHFPGADGDLTVLLSGPGPVDSPTTASLGTALTQRAERTPGVRAATSYWTTGRPASLRSRDGSIGLVSLSLRGDQDAQAKTAERLVPDIRRHAQGLTVMAAGPAQVQSEVGEHTAHDLLLAEAIAMPITLVLLLLIFGSAVAAALPLVIALLSVLVSRAVLNALAGTVSISVYSMNSTTALGLGLGIDYSLFVLARFREELRDGATVREALGPTVRRAGRTVAFSGLTVALSLIALLVFPQYFLRSFAYGGIAVVLSAAAAAVFVLPALLAVLGHRVNRYDVFARLRGPARRAASATAVPATPENGRWYRFTMAVTRHPVLYGAGAVLVLAVLASPFTRVSPGLFDDRTLPADSQVHRATQLLRDRFDADVLRTVPVVVEGVGNGRPQALEPYARALSAVPDVRRVTAAPGTYAAGRRVQGPGPAGATLVNGDRALFSVVSSVDQDSAAGARLVDRLRKVTPPDGGAVSVGGRAAEVRDSTSAIARATPAAVGIVVGSSLVLLFLFTGSVLMPVKALALNTLSLSATFGAMVFVFQEGHLSALVGSPQHTGTLDPTIPILTFCVAFGLSMDYEVFLLSRIRERYLRTGDNTESVAFGLQHTGRIITAAALLVAVVLFVFAVSGVTLLKLLGVGLALAVVLDATLVRAVLVPSFMRLAGRANWWAPGPLRRLHDRVGLREDGDEARGEGAVPLSDQRSAGR; encoded by the coding sequence ATGTCCGACCGCTTGAGCGCGGCGCTGTACCGACGGCGCGCCACCGTGCTGTGGATGAGCGCGCTCGCCCTCGTCCTGGCCGCGATAGGCGGTCTGGGCGTGGAGAACCGGCTGATGCACGGCGGGTTCGCCGATCCCCACGCGCAGTCCACCCGCGCCGGACGCCTGGTCTCCGAGCACTTCCCCGGCGCCGACGGCGACCTGACGGTGCTGCTGAGCGGCCCGGGCCCGGTCGACTCACCGACGACGGCCTCCCTCGGCACCGCCCTCACCCAGCGCGCCGAGCGGACCCCGGGGGTACGGGCGGCCACCTCGTACTGGACGACGGGGCGCCCGGCCTCGCTGCGTTCGCGGGACGGCTCCATCGGCCTGGTGTCGCTCTCCTTACGCGGTGACCAGGATGCCCAGGCGAAGACCGCCGAGCGGCTGGTACCGGACATCCGACGGCACGCCCAGGGGCTGACGGTCATGGCGGCCGGCCCCGCGCAGGTGCAGTCCGAGGTCGGCGAGCACACCGCGCACGACCTGCTGCTCGCCGAGGCGATCGCCATGCCGATCACCCTCGTCCTCCTCCTGCTGATCTTCGGCAGCGCCGTCGCCGCCGCCCTGCCGCTGGTCATCGCCCTGCTGTCGGTCCTGGTGAGCCGGGCCGTGCTCAACGCCCTGGCCGGCACCGTGTCGATCTCGGTGTACTCGATGAACTCCACCACCGCGCTCGGCCTCGGTCTCGGCATCGACTACAGCCTCTTCGTCCTCGCCCGCTTCCGGGAGGAGCTGCGCGACGGCGCCACGGTGCGCGAGGCCCTGGGCCCCACGGTGCGCAGGGCCGGGCGGACGGTCGCGTTCTCCGGGCTGACGGTGGCCCTGTCCCTGATCGCCCTGCTGGTCTTCCCCCAGTACTTCCTGAGGTCCTTCGCCTACGGCGGCATCGCGGTGGTGCTCTCCGCGGCCGCGGCGGCGGTCTTCGTGCTGCCCGCGCTGCTGGCCGTCCTGGGCCACCGGGTCAACCGCTACGACGTCTTCGCCCGGCTGCGCGGCCCGGCGCGGCGGGCCGCCTCCGCGACAGCGGTACCGGCGACGCCCGAGAACGGCCGCTGGTACCGGTTCACCATGGCGGTGACGCGCCACCCGGTGCTCTACGGAGCCGGCGCGGTGCTCGTGCTGGCAGTCCTGGCCTCCCCGTTCACCCGGGTCTCCCCCGGCCTGTTCGACGACCGCACACTGCCCGCCGACTCCCAGGTGCACCGCGCGACACAGCTGCTGCGCGACCGGTTCGACGCCGACGTGCTGCGCACCGTCCCCGTGGTGGTGGAAGGCGTGGGGAACGGCCGGCCCCAGGCTCTGGAGCCCTACGCCCGCGCCCTGTCCGCGGTGCCCGACGTCCGCCGGGTGACCGCGGCGCCGGGCACCTACGCCGCCGGGCGCCGGGTCCAGGGGCCGGGCCCGGCCGGTGCCACGCTGGTGAACGGTGACAGGGCGCTGTTCTCCGTGGTCTCCTCCGTGGATCAGGACTCCGCCGCCGGCGCCCGGCTCGTCGACCGGCTGCGGAAGGTGACACCGCCGGACGGGGGCGCGGTGTCGGTGGGCGGGCGGGCCGCCGAGGTCAGGGACAGCACGTCCGCCATCGCCCGGGCCACCCCGGCGGCCGTCGGCATCGTCGTGGGTTCGTCCCTGGTGCTGTTGTTCCTGTTCACCGGCAGCGTCCTGATGCCGGTGAAGGCGCTCGCGCTCAACACCCTGAGCCTCAGCGCCACATTCGGGGCGATGGTGTTCGTCTTTCAGGAGGGCCACCTGTCGGCCCTGGTGGGCAGCCCGCAGCACACCGGCACCCTGGACCCGACCATCCCGATCCTGACCTTCTGCGTGGCCTTCGGTCTCTCCATGGACTACGAGGTGTTCCTGCTCTCCCGGATCCGCGAGCGCTACCTGCGCACCGGGGACAACACGGAGTCGGTGGCCTTCGGCCTCCAGCACACCGGCCGCATCATCACGGCCGCGGCGCTGCTCGTCGCCGTCGTGCTGTTCGTCTTCGCCGTGTCGGGGGTGACCCTGCTGAAACTCCTCGGCGTCGGCCTCGCACTGGCGGTGGTGCTGGACGCGACCCTGGTCCGCGCCGTGCTCGTGCCGTCGTTCATGCGGCTGGCCGGACGGGCCAACTGGTGGGCGCCTGGCCCGCTGCGGCGTCTGCACGACCGTGTAGGGCTGCGCGAGGACGGCGACGAGGCTCGCGGAGAGGGAGCGGTTCCCCTCTCCGATCAGCGATCCGCCGGCCGCTGA
- a CDS encoding acyl-CoA thioesterase, translating into MDRERALPDLLGLLDLAPGEGGGHHFVGPPPVEPSVPVYGGHLAAQALAAAGRTVSAGLPVHSTHGFFLRPALPSEPFDYRVEEVRDSASFATRRVLATQRGREVFAMTASFHRPEPGLGHQDPMPPVPAPETLPAYEERLTEAFGAVMQPLGKPYELRFVGPLSFDAEKDPSLASPRTQVWVRAEAGLPDGATADGERLLHSCLLVYVCDVTMLETVLVRHGISWFHAHGRSVDYTVWIHRPFRADDWLLCALESPVAAGGRGLVLGRVFTRDGVLVATLAQEGLIRVSSGHGTPG; encoded by the coding sequence ATGGATCGGGAACGCGCGCTGCCGGACCTGCTCGGCCTGCTCGATCTCGCCCCGGGCGAGGGAGGCGGGCACCACTTCGTCGGGCCCCCACCCGTGGAGCCGTCCGTCCCCGTGTACGGAGGGCACCTGGCCGCCCAGGCGTTGGCCGCGGCGGGTCGCACGGTGTCCGCCGGGCTGCCCGTGCACTCGACGCACGGCTTCTTCCTGCGGCCCGCCCTGCCCAGCGAGCCCTTCGACTACCGGGTCGAGGAGGTGAGGGACAGCGCCTCCTTCGCGACGCGGCGGGTGCTCGCGACCCAGCGCGGCCGGGAGGTGTTCGCCATGACCGCGTCCTTCCACCGCCCCGAGCCGGGCCTCGGCCATCAAGACCCCATGCCGCCCGTGCCGGCCCCGGAGACCCTGCCGGCCTACGAGGAACGGCTGACCGAAGCGTTCGGCGCGGTGATGCAGCCCCTCGGGAAACCGTACGAGCTGCGCTTCGTCGGCCCGTTGAGCTTCGACGCGGAGAAGGACCCCTCGCTGGCCTCCCCCCGGACCCAGGTGTGGGTGCGTGCCGAGGCAGGCCTGCCGGACGGGGCGACGGCCGACGGTGAACGCCTGCTCCACTCCTGCCTGCTGGTGTACGTCTGCGACGTCACCATGCTGGAGACGGTCCTGGTCCGGCACGGCATCTCGTGGTTCCACGCCCACGGCCGGAGCGTCGACTACACCGTGTGGATCCATCGCCCCTTCCGCGCGGACGACTGGCTGCTGTGCGCCCTGGAGAGCCCGGTGGCCGCCGGAGGGCGGGGACTGGTCCTGGGCCGGGTCTTCACCCGTGACGGGGTGCTCGTGGCCACCCTGGCCCAGGAGGGTCTGATCCGGGTGAGCAGCGGTCACGGGACCCCCGGCTGA
- a CDS encoding SDR family oxidoreductase, which yields MADDLPLAGRGVIVTGGSRGIGAAIVRLALAQGADVVFGYHHGEDRARALADELSAAHPGQHCSPLYAHVADAEEAERFATAALGRLDRFDVLVNNAGVTRDTLFARMAPQQWHEVIATNLDSMYTVTKPLLMPLVKQHSGAIVNIASSSGLHGIPGQTAYSAAKAGVIGFTKALAKEIGARGVTVNAVAPGLIETDMTAAIPEDKAEFLRSLIPGHAFGSPEDVAHLVCFLASDRARYITGQAVEVSGGLVA from the coding sequence ATGGCGGATGACCTCCCCCTCGCGGGGCGCGGCGTCATCGTCACCGGCGGATCGCGGGGCATCGGCGCCGCGATCGTACGCCTGGCGCTGGCACAGGGAGCCGATGTCGTGTTCGGCTACCACCACGGCGAGGACCGGGCCCGCGCCCTCGCGGACGAGCTGTCCGCCGCCCATCCCGGGCAGCACTGCTCCCCGCTGTACGCGCACGTCGCCGACGCCGAGGAGGCCGAGCGCTTCGCCACCGCGGCCCTGGGCCGCCTGGACCGGTTCGACGTCCTGGTCAACAACGCCGGCGTCACCCGTGACACCCTGTTCGCCCGCATGGCCCCGCAGCAGTGGCACGAGGTCATCGCCACCAACCTCGACAGCATGTACACCGTCACCAAGCCACTGCTGATGCCCCTGGTGAAGCAGCACAGCGGTGCCATCGTCAACATCGCCTCGTCCTCCGGGCTGCACGGCATCCCGGGCCAGACGGCCTACTCGGCCGCGAAGGCCGGGGTCATCGGATTCACCAAGGCGCTGGCCAAGGAGATCGGTGCCCGGGGCGTCACCGTCAACGCGGTCGCCCCCGGGCTGATCGAGACGGACATGACGGCGGCGATACCTGAGGACAAGGCCGAGTTCCTGAGATCCCTGATCCCCGGGCACGCCTTCGGATCCCCCGAGGACGTGGCGCACCTGGTGTGCTTCCTGGCGTCCGACCGGGCGCGTTACATCACCGGGCAGGCCGTCGAGGTCTCCGGCGGCCTGGTCGCCTGA
- a CDS encoding coproporphyrinogen-III oxidase family protein translates to MLSPDFVNNYLDSHLAERQVNKIQHGFPSPRFWNELSVPVDEIGEDRRRLREAHSQSPVFLYIGVPYCIKTDPGKCGYCLFPVEEFQGNAALENYYGYVEREAEMYREQMEGTLLAGAYFGGGTSNLYRPAVYHRIMDMVRRLFPEISDQADLTLEGIPQLFTREKMQAIADSGMNRISMGVQQINERLNSLSGRKQTTKHVIQSLEWARELGLAANVDLIFGWPQQTVDTLLEDLETLISWDVYDITHYELNVGGPTDFALNRYHELPSTLANLEMYRAGRDFLLDHGYEQLSTYNFRRPGDPTSRDFREGYTTRFDHVDSLGLGYAAITFFGNPALPPGRSWSFINHRSLPQYKAAIDNGRFPVERGFRHTPDDWLLMLLFRSLISTEVDRTRYRAALGLDIYEKFATIWDTLAERGLAEITPERITLVGDGAFYAPMISTLVAEERYRELREEAARHRKQARRPVAATGVTLPVPGVGNGG, encoded by the coding sequence GTGTTGAGCCCCGACTTCGTCAACAACTACCTCGACAGCCATCTGGCCGAACGCCAGGTCAACAAGATCCAGCACGGCTTCCCGTCGCCGCGGTTCTGGAACGAGCTCTCCGTGCCCGTCGACGAGATCGGCGAGGACCGCCGCCGCCTGCGCGAAGCGCACAGCCAGTCCCCGGTGTTCCTGTACATCGGCGTGCCCTACTGCATCAAGACCGACCCCGGTAAGTGCGGTTACTGCCTGTTCCCCGTCGAGGAGTTCCAGGGCAACGCCGCGCTGGAGAACTACTACGGCTACGTGGAACGCGAAGCCGAGATGTACCGGGAGCAGATGGAGGGCACCCTGCTCGCCGGGGCGTACTTCGGCGGGGGCACCTCGAACCTCTACCGACCCGCCGTCTACCACCGGATCATGGACATGGTGCGCCGCCTCTTCCCCGAGATCTCGGACCAGGCGGACCTCACCCTGGAGGGCATTCCCCAGCTCTTCACACGGGAGAAGATGCAGGCGATCGCCGACTCCGGGATGAACCGGATCAGCATGGGCGTCCAGCAGATCAACGAACGGCTCAACAGCCTCAGCGGGCGCAAACAGACCACCAAGCACGTCATCCAGAGCCTGGAATGGGCCCGCGAGCTCGGGCTGGCCGCCAACGTCGACCTGATCTTCGGCTGGCCCCAGCAGACGGTCGACACCCTGCTGGAGGACCTGGAGACGCTGATCTCCTGGGACGTCTACGACATCACCCACTACGAGCTGAACGTCGGCGGCCCGACCGACTTCGCGCTCAACCGCTACCACGAGCTGCCCAGCACGCTGGCCAACCTGGAGATGTACCGGGCGGGGCGCGACTTCCTGCTCGACCACGGCTACGAGCAGCTGTCGACCTACAACTTCCGCCGCCCCGGCGACCCCACGAGCCGGGACTTCCGCGAGGGCTACACCACCCGCTTCGACCACGTCGACAGCCTCGGGCTCGGCTACGCGGCGATCACGTTCTTCGGCAACCCCGCGCTCCCGCCGGGCCGTTCGTGGTCGTTCATCAACCACCGCAGCCTGCCCCAGTACAAGGCGGCGATCGACAACGGCCGGTTCCCCGTCGAACGGGGCTTCCGGCACACACCCGACGACTGGCTGCTGATGCTGCTCTTCCGCAGCCTCATCAGCACGGAGGTCGACCGGACCCGGTACCGCGCCGCCCTGGGCCTCGACATCTACGAGAAGTTCGCCACCATCTGGGACACCCTGGCCGAGCGGGGCCTCGCGGAGATCACACCGGAGCGCATCACGCTGGTCGGCGACGGCGCGTTCTACGCCCCCATGATCTCCACCCTGGTCGCGGAGGAGCGCTACCGCGAGCTGCGCGAGGAGGCCGCGCGGCACAGGAAACAGGCCCGCCGGCCCGTCGCCGCGACGGGCGTGACCCTGCCGGTACCCGGGGTGGGTAATGGCGGATGA